In Candidatus Defluviibacterium haderslevense, the following are encoded in one genomic region:
- a CDS encoding cyclic beta 1-2 glucan synthetase, with the protein MNLISISGQMFSKINSILNTKSKRGSYPNEEPLRSELFTTEKMERFGKKLASSHKLNTNPSHDHLLPRLAENEIILHEVRKLLTDSIRRKNQITPAGEWLIDNFYLIEEHIRNAKIDFPKGYSENLPQLIHGNATIVTRIYDIILHIISHSDGRIDIDSLSTYINAYQSVTVLKLGELWAIPIMIRLALIENLRRVSARIAIDRVDRNLADYWAQQMIDTAEKDPKNLILVIADMARSNPPMGSAFVSELTRQLKGKGLELAMPLHWIEQQLIEIGMTGVELINTEVQKQSADQVSMSNSIGSLRMFSGIAWNHFVESHSIVDQILRNDQFGTYGLMDFTTRDCYRHVIEHISKNSELSEPEVAQLAIDLTHSNEQTDDLRSLHVGYYLIDQGVHKTKHLARVKLSAIKKLRQHISKYTFLIYTFSIFWITTIISTFIIYEAYLDTKNAYLLILISLLVIICSSQLAISLVQFFSTLIVKPKLLPRMDFSKQIPSHARTLVVIPVMLTTSDEIERLIEGLEVRFLANRFDYLHFGLLTDFTDAAQETLPEDDALIQLAQLKIGELNSKYGKEEQDLFYLFHRPRHWNSQENVWMGYERKRGKLSELNGLLRGGAKNRFSLIVGKQTLFPFIQYVITLDADTQLPLGAACQLIGTISHPLNQPWYDDLKKRVTRGYGIIQPNVAVSLPDITSSLYAKMHGNEPGIDPYTRASSDVYQDLFSEGSFIGKGIYDVDMFIKVLDGKFAENGILSHDLLEGCYVRSGLLSDVQLYEKYPTSYNVDMKRQHRWIRGDWQIFAWFLPYVPGFKRTWNKNPISGLSRWKIFDNLRRSLVPISYTALIIIGWLLLENTLFWTILTASIIVLPIIISLVWATLNKPKEVIISHHIKNTFHHIGEIFIKTLFRIICIPYEAFSNLNAIICTIWKVLISRKKLLEWNSSAHSEKTSENSLFKSYLSMWLEPILTIPIGIYLFLYDPSKLIVVGPVLSLWIIAPTITWLVSRPKPKQLTILTPFQHFFLRKLSRKTWRFFEQFVDQNNNWLPPDNYQEQPIAMIAHRTSPTNIGLSLLANLTAYEFGYINVRSYLERTSKTLQTMSKMERFRGHFFNWYDTQSLIPLLPKYISTVDSGNLVGHLLVLRQGLIMMPYQQNKCSKIFEGLYDTLLVLIDTLEAQEKNTLETFKIALSDTLQIRINSSSEIFVQLNSLNELFNSNIEPLITIAHDESKYWIQKIKHQFIQFLEEIKIYEPWQNQLITTNQISIENNIDAHSSWIELLNAANILKLKINDSLYYQHDLSDKITIDSLNTSINYTIQKLTERIKLTENLAQQCHLMADMEWDFLYNKTSHLFTIGYNVQEHHMDTSYYDLLASEARLCTFIGIAQGKIPIESWFALGRLLTNVDGNPILLSWSGSMFEYLMPLLVMPTYDNTLLDQTCKGAVAWQIKYGKQKGLPWGISESGYHMINANSHYQYRAFGAPGLGLKRGLEEDSVITPYATALALIVAPEKACKNLELMQEYGFEGQYGFYEAIDYTTSRLPRGQSHAIVHSYMAHHQAMSLISLAYLLLDKPMQKLFESEPQFKATLLLLQERIPKATSFFAHTTDLADINYVAVGGEVRIIKTPNTSIPEIQLLSNGRYHLMISNSGAGYSRWKDLAVTRWREDVTCDQWGSFCYIKDLKNDMYWSNTFQPTLKHSDKYEVVYSQGRIDFSATHNELLTHTEIVVSPEDDMEMRRVRITNYSGIHRTIEITSYAEVVLAPLTSDIMQPGFSNLFVQTEIIPQQHAIICTRRPRSADEPTPWLFHLMKTHGKEILETSFETDRMVFIGRGNTPINPESMNHSGPLSGHQGSVLDPIIAIRNKLILEPEETVTIDMIIGVADTRKTCQKMIDKYQDKPHKDRVFEMAWTHSQVVLRQINATEEDAQLYSRLASSIIFPNIMFRADATLLIKNQRQQSGLWGYSISGDLPILLLKIENRNHLELAKQLIQAHSYWRLKGLEVDLVIWNEEHNGYRQEFQHDIEALIPPEFKDRPGGIFVRASDQISNEDRILFQTVARIYISDHDGTLIDLVKRKPYSKLIIPNIIPIHSNKMDYTPMVIPKELNHFNGLGGFTSNGKEYVIIIDQFKRTPLPWVNVIANPNFGTVISESGSAYTWIENAHEMRITPWNNDPVSDKSGEAYYIRDEESGNYWSTALLPSGGKTPYITRHGFGYSIFEHIEDGIQTEMLVFVDLYSSIKFTEIKIKNVSGRTRKLSATGYIEWVLGTHRMKTGMHVHTEMDPDSGAIIAKNSYNTEFQNRVGFFDVDQLNKTFTADRTEFIGRNGNLKNPEAMSKQKLSGKIGLALDPCAAIQVTFDLVDGEEYETIFKLGAAKHSMEAYQMIKQFRGSIAMNLSLEKVKIYWKKTLGILQIETPDSAINILTNGWLTYQTISARLWGRSGFYQSGGAFGFRDQLQDVLSLLLCSPHLTRKQIILCASRQFEEGDVQHWWHPPTGHGVRTRCSDDYLWLPYATSVYLEQTEDYEILKEQIHFLEGRKLNAIEESYYDHPAISGHTNTLYEHCVKSISHGLKFGVHGLPLIGSGDWNDGFDQVGKDGKGESVWMAFFLYDVLIRFIKVAHINNDLKFAAVCEKEAQNLKENIELHAWDGNWYKRAWFDDGTTLGSNKNEECKIDSITQSWSVLSGAGNNNKTRIALNSAYNMLVRKEAQIIQLLDPPFDKSTVNPGYIKGYVPGVRENGGQYTHAAAWLTMAFSEIGDKEKVWELLNMINPINHGKTIETIQIYKVEPYVVAADIYARPPHLGCGGWTWYTGAAGWIFRLITESFLGLTKVGNTLYFNPKIPKEWNGFTIHYQFENTTYHIIVKQDSEFKEMKITMDQMDQNDMQIHLVDDRIDHNVLITLNYENQLQIMGNN; encoded by the coding sequence ATGAATTTGATATCAATATCGGGTCAAATGTTCAGTAAAATTAATTCAATACTTAACACAAAAAGTAAGCGTGGTAGTTATCCAAATGAAGAACCATTAAGGTCAGAGCTTTTTACCACTGAAAAAATGGAACGCTTCGGCAAAAAACTTGCGAGCTCACATAAACTTAATACTAATCCATCGCACGACCATTTACTACCAAGACTTGCGGAAAATGAAATCATATTACATGAAGTTCGCAAACTTCTGACTGATTCCATTAGAAGAAAAAATCAAATCACACCAGCAGGTGAATGGCTAATCGACAATTTCTATTTGATTGAAGAGCATATACGAAATGCAAAAATTGATTTTCCTAAAGGTTATAGCGAAAATTTACCCCAATTGATTCATGGTAACGCAACAATTGTCACCCGAATTTATGATATTATACTTCACATTATATCACATAGTGATGGACGCATCGACATTGACAGTCTGAGTACTTATATCAATGCTTATCAGTCCGTTACTGTGTTAAAACTTGGAGAGTTATGGGCCATTCCTATTATGATACGTTTAGCATTAATTGAAAATCTGCGTCGCGTGTCAGCTAGAATTGCAATTGATCGTGTAGACCGAAACCTAGCAGATTATTGGGCTCAACAAATGATCGATACTGCTGAAAAAGATCCTAAGAATTTAATCCTTGTTATCGCAGATATGGCGCGTTCCAACCCACCCATGGGAAGTGCTTTTGTATCAGAACTCACAAGACAACTAAAAGGAAAAGGACTTGAATTAGCCATGCCACTCCACTGGATAGAACAACAACTCATTGAAATCGGGATGACTGGTGTTGAATTAATCAATACAGAAGTACAGAAACAATCCGCGGATCAAGTATCTATGAGTAACAGCATAGGAAGTCTGCGGATGTTTAGTGGGATTGCATGGAATCATTTTGTTGAATCACATAGTATAGTAGATCAAATTCTAAGGAATGATCAATTTGGGACTTACGGATTAATGGACTTTACAACTCGAGATTGCTATAGGCATGTCATAGAACACATTTCAAAAAATAGTGAGCTCTCAGAGCCTGAAGTGGCTCAATTAGCTATAGATTTAACTCATTCAAACGAACAAACAGATGATTTACGATCACTTCACGTTGGATATTATCTCATTGATCAAGGTGTCCACAAAACAAAACATCTTGCACGAGTGAAATTATCTGCTATAAAAAAACTGAGACAACACATTTCAAAATATACCTTTTTAATATATACATTTTCAATCTTTTGGATTACAACAATAATAAGCACGTTCATAATTTATGAGGCCTATTTAGACACCAAAAATGCATATTTACTTATACTTATTTCATTACTTGTAATAATATGTTCTAGCCAACTTGCTATCTCACTGGTTCAATTTTTTTCAACACTGATTGTTAAGCCAAAATTATTACCAAGAATGGATTTTTCAAAACAAATTCCTTCACACGCTCGAACCCTGGTTGTTATTCCTGTCATGCTAACAACTTCGGATGAAATCGAACGCTTAATAGAAGGATTGGAAGTACGATTTCTAGCCAACAGATTTGATTATTTGCATTTTGGATTATTAACAGATTTTACTGATGCCGCTCAAGAGACATTGCCAGAAGATGATGCTCTGATACAATTAGCTCAACTTAAAATCGGAGAATTAAATTCAAAATATGGAAAAGAAGAGCAAGATTTGTTTTATTTATTTCATAGGCCACGACATTGGAATTCACAAGAAAATGTATGGATGGGATATGAACGTAAGAGGGGTAAATTATCAGAACTAAATGGATTGTTACGAGGTGGTGCTAAAAATAGATTTTCATTAATTGTAGGAAAGCAAACTTTATTTCCATTCATTCAATATGTTATTACTTTAGATGCTGATACACAACTTCCACTAGGCGCTGCTTGTCAATTAATTGGAACAATAAGTCATCCTTTGAATCAACCATGGTATGATGATCTCAAAAAAAGAGTTACCCGTGGATATGGAATCATTCAACCGAATGTAGCTGTTTCATTGCCTGATATTACAAGTTCATTATATGCAAAAATGCACGGCAATGAACCCGGGATAGATCCTTATACACGTGCATCATCAGACGTGTATCAAGATTTATTTTCAGAAGGTTCGTTCATAGGTAAAGGTATTTATGATGTTGATATGTTCATTAAAGTATTGGATGGAAAATTCGCAGAGAATGGTATTCTAAGTCATGATCTATTAGAAGGTTGTTATGTTCGATCAGGCCTATTAAGTGATGTTCAATTGTACGAGAAATATCCAACAAGTTATAATGTAGATATGAAGCGGCAACATCGCTGGATTCGTGGAGACTGGCAAATTTTTGCTTGGTTTTTACCCTATGTTCCCGGATTCAAAAGAACCTGGAATAAAAATCCAATTTCAGGTTTATCTCGATGGAAAATATTTGATAATCTCAGACGTAGTCTAGTACCAATCTCCTACACAGCGCTTATTATTATAGGATGGCTCCTACTTGAAAATACTCTTTTTTGGACAATACTTACAGCTTCAATCATCGTCCTTCCTATTATTATTTCATTAGTATGGGCGACTTTAAATAAACCTAAAGAGGTCATCATCAGTCATCATATAAAAAACACCTTTCACCACATTGGTGAGATTTTTATAAAAACATTGTTTAGAATTATTTGCATTCCTTATGAAGCTTTTTCAAATTTAAATGCCATAATTTGCACGATTTGGAAAGTACTGATTAGTAGAAAAAAATTGTTAGAATGGAATTCATCTGCACATTCAGAAAAAACCAGTGAGAATAGTTTATTCAAGTCCTACTTATCCATGTGGCTCGAACCCATTTTAACAATTCCAATAGGCATCTATCTATTCTTGTATGATCCTTCAAAATTAATAGTTGTTGGACCTGTTTTATCTTTATGGATCATAGCACCGACAATTACTTGGTTAGTTAGCAGACCAAAACCAAAACAATTAACCATTCTCACCCCATTTCAACATTTTTTTCTTAGAAAATTGTCTAGAAAGACATGGCGATTTTTTGAACAATTTGTAGATCAAAACAATAATTGGTTACCCCCTGATAATTATCAAGAGCAACCAATAGCTATGATTGCCCATAGAACATCACCAACGAATATTGGGCTTTCATTACTTGCCAATTTGACTGCCTACGAATTTGGATATATAAATGTGAGATCTTATTTAGAAAGGACTTCCAAGACCTTACAAACCATGTCCAAGATGGAACGATTCAGAGGCCATTTTTTTAATTGGTATGATACACAATCTCTCATACCATTATTACCAAAATATATCTCAACAGTAGACAGCGGCAATCTAGTTGGACATTTATTGGTATTAAGACAAGGTTTAATTATGATGCCGTATCAACAGAATAAATGTTCAAAAATATTTGAAGGATTATATGACACTTTGTTGGTACTTATTGATACTTTAGAAGCACAAGAAAAAAACACTTTAGAAACATTCAAAATAGCGCTATCAGATACGCTTCAAATTCGAATCAATTCTAGTTCAGAAATATTTGTACAATTAAATTCATTAAATGAACTATTCAACTCAAACATAGAACCATTAATTACCATTGCTCATGATGAGTCAAAATACTGGATTCAAAAAATAAAACATCAATTCATTCAGTTTTTAGAAGAAATTAAAATTTATGAACCTTGGCAGAATCAATTGATCACAACAAATCAAATATCAATAGAAAATAATATCGATGCTCATTCATCTTGGATAGAACTATTGAATGCAGCAAACATCTTAAAATTAAAAATAAATGATTCATTATATTATCAACATGACCTTTCTGATAAAATTACAATTGATTCCTTAAATACATCAATAAATTACACCATACAAAAGTTAACGGAGCGAATTAAACTAACTGAAAACCTGGCCCAACAATGCCACCTCATGGCAGATATGGAGTGGGATTTTCTTTATAACAAAACTAGTCATTTATTTACAATTGGATATAATGTTCAAGAACATCACATGGATACGAGTTATTATGACTTACTCGCATCAGAAGCGAGATTGTGCACTTTTATTGGTATTGCCCAAGGAAAAATTCCAATAGAAAGTTGGTTTGCTTTAGGACGATTACTAACTAATGTAGATGGAAATCCAATCTTATTATCATGGAGTGGTTCAATGTTCGAATATCTAATGCCATTGCTCGTTATGCCAACCTATGACAACACCTTATTAGATCAAACTTGTAAAGGTGCAGTAGCGTGGCAAATCAAATATGGAAAACAAAAAGGCTTACCTTGGGGTATTTCAGAATCCGGTTATCATATGATTAATGCCAATTCACATTATCAATATCGTGCATTTGGTGCTCCAGGTCTTGGACTTAAGCGTGGACTTGAAGAAGATTCAGTTATTACACCATATGCTACAGCTCTTGCTTTAATTGTCGCTCCTGAAAAAGCATGTAAAAATCTTGAGCTTATGCAGGAGTATGGATTCGAAGGACAATATGGATTTTATGAAGCTATAGATTATACTACATCGAGACTACCGAGAGGTCAATCACATGCTATTGTACACTCTTATATGGCACACCATCAAGCGATGAGTTTGATTTCATTAGCTTATCTTTTATTAGATAAACCTATGCAAAAATTATTTGAGTCAGAACCACAATTTAAAGCAACACTATTATTATTACAAGAGCGAATTCCAAAAGCCACAAGTTTTTTTGCTCATACAACAGATCTTGCTGATATCAATTATGTAGCTGTGGGAGGTGAAGTAAGAATAATAAAAACTCCAAACACTTCAATTCCAGAAATACAATTACTTTCTAATGGCAGATACCATCTTATGATCAGTAATTCAGGTGCAGGATATAGTCGTTGGAAAGACTTAGCCGTAACAAGATGGAGAGAAGATGTCACCTGCGATCAGTGGGGAAGCTTTTGTTACATTAAGGATTTGAAAAATGACATGTATTGGTCAAACACATTTCAGCCTACGCTAAAACATAGCGACAAATATGAAGTTGTATATTCTCAAGGGCGCATTGATTTTAGCGCAACACATAACGAACTATTAACACATACTGAAATTGTAGTATCACCTGAAGATGATATGGAAATGAGGAGAGTTCGAATTACTAATTATTCAGGTATTCATCGGACTATAGAAATCACAAGTTATGCAGAAGTGGTATTAGCTCCACTAACATCAGATATTATGCAACCTGGATTCAGCAATTTGTTTGTCCAAACTGAAATTATTCCTCAGCAACATGCCATTATTTGTACACGCAGACCGAGATCAGCAGATGAACCTACACCATGGCTTTTTCATTTAATGAAAACTCACGGAAAAGAAATCTTGGAAACATCCTTTGAAACCGATCGTATGGTATTTATTGGCCGAGGCAATACTCCTATTAATCCTGAATCCATGAATCATTCTGGACCACTTTCCGGACATCAGGGTTCTGTATTAGATCCAATTATTGCTATTCGAAATAAACTCATACTTGAGCCTGAAGAAACAGTAACTATAGATATGATCATTGGAGTGGCTGACACCAGAAAAACATGTCAAAAGATGATCGATAAATACCAAGACAAGCCGCACAAAGATCGTGTATTTGAGATGGCCTGGACACATAGTCAAGTTGTCCTTCGACAAATAAATGCAACTGAAGAAGATGCCCAATTGTATAGCAGATTAGCCAGTTCAATTATATTTCCGAATATTATGTTTCGTGCAGATGCTACGTTACTCATCAAAAATCAAAGGCAACAATCGGGATTATGGGGATATTCTATTTCAGGAGATTTGCCCATATTACTATTAAAAATAGAAAATAGGAATCATCTTGAATTAGCAAAACAACTTATTCAAGCACATTCCTATTGGCGATTAAAAGGATTAGAAGTAGATCTTGTTATTTGGAATGAAGAACATAATGGATATCGCCAAGAATTTCAACATGACATAGAAGCTTTGATTCCTCCCGAATTTAAAGATAGACCGGGTGGTATTTTTGTTAGGGCTTCTGACCAAATATCAAATGAAGATCGGATTTTGTTCCAAACTGTAGCTCGTATTTATATTTCAGATCATGATGGAACATTAATTGATCTTGTAAAAAGAAAACCATACTCAAAGTTAATCATCCCAAATATTATTCCAATCCATTCAAATAAAATGGATTATACTCCGATGGTTATACCAAAAGAATTAAATCACTTCAATGGCCTTGGTGGATTCACATCTAATGGAAAAGAATATGTAATTATAATAGATCAATTCAAAAGAACACCACTCCCTTGGGTCAATGTAATTGCAAATCCAAATTTTGGTACCGTAATATCTGAAAGTGGATCAGCATACACCTGGATTGAAAATGCTCATGAAATGCGAATCACACCATGGAATAATGACCCAGTATCTGATAAAAGTGGTGAAGCCTATTATATCAGAGATGAAGAAAGTGGTAACTACTGGAGTACAGCTTTACTTCCATCCGGTGGCAAAACACCATATATAACTAGACATGGTTTTGGGTATAGTATATTTGAACATATAGAAGACGGTATACAAACAGAAATGTTGGTGTTTGTTGACTTGTATTCATCCATTAAATTTACCGAAATAAAAATAAAAAATGTTTCAGGCAGAACAAGAAAACTATCTGCAACTGGTTATATTGAATGGGTATTAGGCACACATAGAATGAAAACGGGAATGCATGTACACACTGAAATGGATCCAGATAGCGGAGCCATCATTGCAAAAAATTCTTACAACACAGAGTTTCAAAATCGCGTTGGCTTCTTTGATGTGGATCAATTAAACAAAACATTTACTGCTGATCGAACTGAATTTATTGGTAGAAATGGCAATTTAAAAAATCCAGAGGCTATGTCTAAACAAAAGTTATCTGGTAAAATAGGGCTTGCGCTAGATCCTTGTGCTGCAATACAAGTTACTTTTGATCTTGTTGATGGTGAAGAATATGAGACTATATTTAAACTGGGAGCAGCAAAGCATTCCATGGAAGCCTATCAAATGATCAAACAATTTCGAGGAAGTATAGCCATGAATTTATCCCTTGAAAAGGTAAAAATTTATTGGAAAAAAACTTTAGGCATTCTACAAATTGAAACACCCGATTCTGCAATAAATATATTAACTAATGGCTGGTTAACATACCAAACCATTTCAGCAAGATTATGGGGTCGTAGTGGATTTTATCAATCTGGGGGAGCATTTGGATTTAGAGATCAATTACAGGATGTGCTTTCTTTACTACTCTGTTCGCCACATTTGACACGAAAACAAATCATACTATGTGCATCTAGGCAGTTTGAAGAAGGTGATGTACAACATTGGTGGCATCCACCAACTGGCCATGGAGTTCGTACAAGATGTTCAGATGATTACCTTTGGCTACCGTATGCTACATCTGTCTATTTGGAACAAACAGAAGATTATGAAATTCTAAAGGAACAAATACATTTTTTAGAAGGTCGAAAATTAAATGCAATTGAAGAATCATATTACGATCATCCAGCCATTTCCGGTCATACAAATACACTTTATGAACATTGTGTTAAATCCATTTCTCACGGATTAAAATTTGGTGTGCATGGCTTACCTTTAATCGGTTCAGGTGATTGGAATGATGGTTTTGATCAGGTCGGTAAAGATGGTAAAGGTGAAAGTGTATGGATGGCATTCTTTTTATATGATGTGCTTATACGATTTATAAAAGTTGCACATATAAATAATGATTTAAAATTTGCTGCTGTTTGCGAAAAAGAAGCACAGAATTTAAAAGAAAATATTGAACTTCATGCATGGGATGGAAATTGGTATAAGCGTGCATGGTTTGATGATGGAACCACATTAGGTTCAAACAAAAATGAAGAATGCAAAATAGATTCCATAACCCAAAGTTGGTCTGTATTATCAGGAGCTGGAAATAATAATAAAACACGAATAGCCTTAAACTCTGCCTACAACATGCTAGTTCGTAAAGAAGCACAAATCATACAACTCTTAGATCCTCCATTCGATAAGTCAACTGTCAATCCAGGATATATCAAAGGATATGTTCCTGGGGTTCGCGAGAATGGTGGTCAATACACTCATGCGGCTGCGTGGCTCACAATGGCATTTTCTGAAATAGGAGACAAGGAGAAAGTTTGGGAATTATTAAATATGATCAATCCAATAAATCATGGAAAAACTATCGAGACGATACAAATCTATAAAGTAGAGCCATATGTAGTAGCTGCTGATATTTATGCAAGACCACCGCATCTAGGGTGTGGTGGATGGACATGGTACACTGGAGCTGCTGGTTGGATTTTTAGATTAATTACAGAATCCTTCCTTGGACTTACCAAAGTAGGCAATACCCTATACTTCAATCCAAAAATTCCTAAAGAATGGAATGGATTCACGATACATTATCAATTTGAAAATACCACTTATCATATTATTGTCAAGCAAGATTCCGAATTTAAAGAAATGAAAATAACAATGGATCAAATGGATCAAAATGATATGCAGATTCACTTAGTAGATGATCGAATAGACCATAATGTTCTAATAACTTTGAATTACGAAAATCAATTACAAATTATGGGTAATAATTAA
- a CDS encoding SHOCT domain-containing protein produces MNYDMQFFGMNIIWWFVWLVGFSFYFSFFVPVLKKKIRRTPLDVLQSRLSKGEINVYEYEQRKRFIEKDRDLIAKMFFSSRILNH; encoded by the coding sequence ATGAATTACGATATGCAGTTTTTTGGAATGAATATTATTTGGTGGTTTGTCTGGTTGGTTGGATTTTCATTTTATTTCTCCTTTTTTGTACCTGTATTAAAGAAAAAAATTCGGCGTACACCTTTGGATGTTTTGCAAAGTAGGTTATCTAAAGGTGAAATAAACGTATACGAATATGAACAAAGAAAGAGATTTATAGAAAAGGATCGTGATTTAATTGCTAAAATGTTTTTTAGTTCAAGGATACTTAATCATTAA